A single window of Planktothrix serta PCC 8927 DNA harbors:
- a CDS encoding TerD family protein, translating to MTINLKKGQSIILDKNEYDLSKVVMGLGWDVAKKGFFGGLLSGSADFDLDGFALLLDTQGKLKTQQEDVVYFGHLATKNNTVIHSGDNLTGKGSGDDESIIIDFKNLPQAYQRIILGVNIYHGKEREQHFGMVNNAFVRAIDAAGKEIARYSLSGEPAYTGQISMLLGELTQENGQWKFKALGTPLNTSLNGVIRSFQ from the coding sequence ATGACTATTAATTTAAAAAAAGGTCAAAGCATCATTCTTGATAAAAATGAATATGATTTATCAAAGGTCGTGATGGGGTTAGGATGGGATGTGGCTAAAAAAGGATTTTTTGGAGGATTATTAAGCGGATCTGCCGATTTTGATTTAGATGGATTTGCCTTGTTATTAGATACTCAGGGAAAATTAAAAACTCAGCAAGAAGATGTTGTTTATTTTGGGCATTTAGCCACAAAAAATAATACCGTTATTCATTCAGGAGATAATCTAACGGGAAAAGGATCAGGAGATGATGAAAGCATTATTATTGATTTCAAAAATCTTCCCCAAGCTTATCAGCGAATTATTTTAGGCGTTAATATTTATCACGGAAAAGAACGCGAACAACACTTTGGAATGGTTAATAATGCCTTTGTACGAGCAATTGATGCTGCGGGTAAAGAAATTGCACGTTACAGCCTCTCCGGTGAACCCGCTTACACAGGTCAAATTTCTATGTTACTCGGAGAACTAACCCAAGAAAACGGACAATGGAAATTTAAAGCATTAGGAACACCCTTAAACACCAGTTTAAACGGTGTTATTCGTTCATTTCAGTAG